A region from the Motacilla alba alba isolate MOTALB_02 chromosome 10, Motacilla_alba_V1.0_pri, whole genome shotgun sequence genome encodes:
- the ZNF710 gene encoding LOW QUALITY PROTEIN: zinc finger protein 710 (The sequence of the model RefSeq protein was modified relative to this genomic sequence to represent the inferred CDS: inserted 1 base in 1 codon): MCQGRAWIFPDVLGNMGGESAPKRNLGVGGEMKKEPQISQPQRMRDSSRQCWPQVGQGWQARGNEPEGPEPGPKGCLENCSHDSVGRRPEMDRFSECGTQTDAVVVLSLAQAAVLGLVSDNELLGATVTPTGFFPGLAGEQLDNAAVEPGEPEAEEQAPGDGQDEDTLEADSSLEKHARRRKRPPVRLLPKVKSEKAEAEAEAPYDASGPGDEEDEGQQGHAPQPPEPSPEPAVQSGAVKMIDLGTLGRKPRRLRHLRRAPGAGGRRAPAQGRRPGRRHRGGPTNPGRLRGGRPVPRRGGXPPRQPPPEQVKSEQGCGWQEPGELEAAGGTSEHSRKAQLDRLDINVQIDDSYLVEAGDRQKRWQCRMCEKSYTSKYNLVTHILGHNGIKPHSCPHCNKLFKQPSHLQTHLLTHQGTRPHKCGVCSKAFTQTSHLKRHMLLHTDIKPYSCRFCGRGFAYPSELKAHEVKHESGRCHVCVECGLDFSTLTQLKRHLATHQGPTLYQCLECSKSFHYRSQLQNHMLKHQNVRPFVCTECGMEFSQIHHLKQHSLTHKGVKEFKCEVCGREFTLQANMKRHMLIHTSVRPYQCHICFKTFVQKQTLKTHMIVHSPVKPFKCKVCGKSFNRMYNLLGHMHLHAGSKPFKCPYCSSKFNLKGNLSRHMKVKHGVMDISLDSQDAMMELAGADHTELDGQQEMDDFEEENSYGYGAVGNPPDEHTLAEQAMKEMAYYNML; this comes from the exons atgtgccagggcagagcctggatCTTCCCAGATGTGTTGGGAAACATGGGAGGAGAGAGTGCACCAAAACGAAACCTTGGAGTGGGAggagaaatgaagaaagaacCCCAGATTTCACAACCCCAAAGGATGCGGGACAGCAGCCGCCAGTGCTGGCCCCAGGTGGGACAAGGATGGCAGGCGAGGGGAAATGAGCCCGAGGGACCCGAGCCTGGCCCAAAGGGCTGCCTTGAAAACTGCAG CCATGACAGCGTAGGCCGGCGGCCAGAGATGGATCGGTTCAGCGAGTGCGGGACGCAGACGGACGCCGTGGTGGTGctgtccctggcacaggctgccgtgctggggctggtgtCCGATAATGAGCTGCTCGGGGCCACCGTCACCCCGACGGGCTTCTTCCCGGGGCTGGCCGGGGAGCAGCTGGACAATGCCGCCGTGGAGCCGGGGGAGCCCGAGGCCGAGGAGCAGGCGCCCGGGGATGGGCAGGACGAGGACACCCTGGAAGCAGACTCCTCCCTGGAGAAGCATGCCCGGAGGAGGAAGAGGCCGCCCGTGAGGCTGCTGCCCAAGGTCAAGAGCGAGAAGGCCGAGGCGGAGGCTGAGGCACCATACGACGCGTCGGGCCCTGGGGATGAGGAGGAcgaggggcagcagggccacGCGCCCCAGCCCCCCGAGCCCAGCCCGGAGCCGGCGGTGCAGAGCGGGGCCGTGAAGATGATCGACCTGGGCACCTTGGGCAGGAAGCCCCGGCGCCTGCGGCACCTGCGGCGGGCACCGGGAGCTGGAGGGCGCCGAGCGCCGGCGCAGGGGCGCCGACCTGGCCGGCGGCACCGGGGGGGCCCCACAAACCCTGGGCGCCTTCGAGGCGGGCGCCCCGTCCCCCGGCGAGGCG GGCCCCCGCGCCAGCCTCCCCCCGAGCAGGTGAAGAGCGAGCAGGGCTGCGGCTGGCAGGAGCCGGGCGAGCTGGAGGCGGCGGGCGGCACCAGCGAGCACAGCAGGAAGGCGCAGCTGGACCGGCTGGACATCAACGTGCAGATCGACGACTCCTACCTGGTGGAGGCGGGGGACCGCCAGAAGCGCTGGCAGTGCCGCATGTGCGAGAAGTCCTACACCTCCAAGTACAACCTGGTCACCCACATCCTGGGCCACAACGGCATCAAGCCCCACTCCTGCCCGCACTGCAACAAGCTGTTCAAGCAGCCCAGCCACCTGCAGACCCACCTGCTGACCCACCAGGGCACGCGGCCCCACAAGTGCGGGGTGTGCAGCAAGGCCTTCACTCAGACCAGCCACCTGAAGCGGCACATGCTGCTGCACACCGACATCAAGCCCTACAGCTGCCGCTTCTGCGGCCGCGGCTTCGCCTACCCCAGCGAGCTGAAGGCGCACGAGGTGAAGCACGAGAGCGGGCGCTGCCACGTGTGCGTGGAGTGCGGGCTGGACTTCTCCACGCTCACCCAGCTGAAGCGGCACCTGGCCACGCACCAGGGCCCCACGCTCTACCAGTGCCTGGAGTGCAGCAAGTCCTTCCACTACCGCAGCCAGCTGCAGAACCACATGCTGAAGCACCAGAACGTCCGGCCCTTCGTCTGCACCGAGTGCGGCATGGAGTTCAGCCAGATCCACCACCTCAAGCAGCACTCGCTCACGCACAAG GGCGTGAAGGAGTTCAAGTGCGAGGTGTGCGGGCGGGAGTTCACCCTGCAGGCCAACATGAAGCGGCACATGCTGATCCACACCAGCGTCCGGCCCTACCAGTGCCACATCTGCTTCAAGACCTTCGTGCAGAAGCAGACGCTCAAGACCCACATGATCGTGCACTCGCCTGTGAAGCCCTTCAAGTGCAAG GTCTGCGGCAAGTCCTTCAACCGCATGTACAACCTGCTGGGGCACATGCACCTGCACGCCGGCAGCAAGCCCTTCAAGTGCCCCTACTGCTCCAGCAAGTTCAACCTGAAGGGCAACCTCAGCCGGCACATGAAGGTCAAGCACGGGGTGATGGACATCAGCCTGGACAGCCAAG ATGCCATGAtggagctggctggggctgaTCACACCGAGCTGGATGGCCAGCAGGAGATGGACGACTTCGAGGAGGAGAACTCTTACGGCTACGGCGCTGTGGGCAACCCCCCAGACGAGCACACGCTGGCCGAGCAGGCCATGAAGGAGATGGCCTACTACAACATGTTGTAG
- the LOC119705171 gene encoding basic salivary proline-rich protein 2-like translates to MEAGVPAPGWRVTRQLDPAGQGQLPPFHQGPSPRLAPRGEEDGDDHSEDNCDDDNANGGDAHQGHPKKAHGVCQDTPLPATSSGCATVGTATAVLSLNPTEPHGAARCKSHESPQTPRARYHHEDLTVMPGATCTGIRRPHSYPCTRDPQEGPPVGAAPNTRLPSSPVVLEAAQCAGAETLSSGHNPFRAAARSETAGGRDRPLQQPPRSGVPPEAGAAAPRSGVPPEAGAGCPRGSSSLPRSGVPPSSGRPQERGAPQEQPPQERGAPEAAAAAPSPCGPAPGAVAGPGRAGAGRPFVVLRAEPPGAAPAPPRTAGGGHPGAAPAACGSRRASEPPSG, encoded by the exons ATGGAAGCCGGCGTCCCTGCTCCCGGCTGGCGCGTGACTCGGCAGCTGGATCCAGCAGGACAAGGGCAGCTGCCACCGTTCCACCAGGGACCTTCACCTCGCCTGGCCCCGCGTGGGGAGGAGGACGGGGACGACCACAGCGAGGACAACTGCGATGATGACAACGCCAACGGGGGCGATGCACACCAGGGGCACCCCAAGAAGGCGCATGGAGTGTGCCAAG aCACGCCGCTGCCAGCCACCAGCTCCGGGTGTGCCACCGTGGGGACAGCCACGGCCGTGCTATCCCTGAACCCCACGGAGCCACACGGCGCTGCGAGGTGCAAGTCCCATGAATCACCCCAAACTCCCCGAGCTCGCTACCACCACGAGGATCTCACCGTGATGCCTGGGGCCACGTGCACAGGCATTAGGCGTCCCCATAGCTACCCCTGTACCAGGGACCCCCAGGAAGGGCCCCCGGTGGGTGCTGCCCCCAATACCAGGCTCCCCAGTAGCCCCGTGGTGCTGGAAGCCGCTCAGTGTGCTGGGGCTGAAACACTCAGCTCTGGACACAACCCCTTCAGGGCCGCTGCTCGCTCAGAAACTGCGGGGGGCAGGGACaggcccctgcagcagccccccagGAGCGGGGTGCCCCCCGAGGCAGGAGCGGCCGCCCCCAGGAGCGGGGTGCCCCCCGAGGCAGGAGCGGGGTGCCCccgaggcagcagcagcctccccaggAGCGGGGTGCCCCCCAGCAGCGGCCGCCCCCAGGAGCGGGGTgccccccaggagcagcctccccAGGAGCGGGGTGCCCCCGAGGCAGCAGCggccgcccccagcccctgcgGGCCGGCCCCCGGCGCggtggcggggccggggcgggccggggcgggccggcCCTTTGTTGTGCTGCGGGCGGAGCCCCCCGGAGCCGCCCCCGCACCGCCCCGCACCGCCGGGGGGGGACACCCCGGAGCCGCCCCCGCTGCCTGCGGCTCCCGCCGCGCCTCGGAGCCGCCGAGCGGGTGA
- the IDH2 gene encoding isocitrate dehydrogenase [NADP], mitochondrial — MAARYLRAAPALRRLPRCPPPAAAGQRRHYADKRIKVANPVVEMDGDEMTRIIWAFIKDKLILPNVDVQLKYFDLGLPHRDKTDDQVTIDSALATQKYSVAVKCATITPDEARVEEFKLKKMWKSPNGTIRNILGGTVFREPIICKNIPRLVPGWTKPITIGRHAHGDQYKATDFVVDKSGTFKLVFTPKDGSGPKEWEVFNFPGGGVGMGMYNTDESISGFAHSCFQYAIQKKWPLYLSTKNTILKAYDGRFKDIFQEIFDKHYKTEFDKLKIWYEHRLIDDMVAQMLKSSGGFVWACKNYDGDVQSDILAQGFGSLGLMTSVLVCPDGKTIEAEAAHGTVTRHYREHQKGRPTSTNPIASIFAWTRGLEHRGKLDSNPELMRFAQTLEKVCVDTVESGTMTKDLAGCIHGLANVKLNEHFVNTTDFLDAIKNNLDKALGKK; from the exons ATGGCCGCCCGTTACCTCCGCGCTGCCCCGGCGCTGCGCCgcctgccccgctgcccgccgcccgccgccgcggggcagcgccgccACT ATGCCGACAAGCGGATCAAGGTGGCAAACCCGGTGGTGGAGATGGACGGGGACGAGATGACGCGGATCATCTGGGCCTTCATCAAGGACAAG CTCATCCTGCCCAACGTGGATGTCCAGCTAAAATACTTCGACCTGGGGCTGCCACACCGGGACAAGACGGATGACCAGGTCACCATCGACTCGGCGCTGGCCACCCAGAAGTACAGCGTGGCTGTCAAGTGTGCCACCATCACGCCTGATGAAGCCAGGGTGGAAG AGTTCAAGCTGAAGAAGATGTGGAAGAGCCCCAACGGCACCATCCGAAACATCCTGGGGGGGACGGTGTTCCGGGAGCCCATCATCTGCAAGAACATTCCTCGTCTGGTGCCCGGCTGGACCAAGCCCATCACCATTGGCCGCCACGCCCACGGAGACCAG TACAAAGCCACCGACTTCGTGGTGGACAAGTCCGGCACATTCAAGCTGGTCTTCACGCCAAAGGACGGCAGCGGGCCCAAGGAGTGGGAGGTGTTCAACTTCCCCGGCGGCGGCGTGGGCATGGGCATGTACAACACGGACGAG TCCATCTCTGGCTTCGCGCACAGCTGCTTCCAGTACGCCATCCAGAAGAAGTGGCCGCTCTACCTGAGCACGAAGAACACCATCCTCAAGGCCTACGACGGGCGCTTCAAGGACATCTTCCAGGAGATCTTCGATAA GCACTACAAGACGGAGTTTGACAAGCTGAAGATCTGGTACGAGCACCGGCTCATCGACGACATGGTTGCCCAGATGCTGAAATCCTCCGGCGGCTTTGTCTGGGCCTGCAAGAACTACGACGGGGATGTCCAGTCAGACATCCTGGCCCAAG GGTTCGGCTCCCTGGGGTTGATGACCTCTGTCCTGGTGTGTCCGGATGGGAAGACCATCGAGGCCGAGGCCGCCCACGGCACCGTCACCCGCCACTACCGGGAGCACCAGAAG GGACGCCCCACCAGCACCAACCCCATTGCCAGCATCTTCGCCTGGACGCGCGGGCTGGAGCACCGCGGCAAGCTGGACAGCAACCCTGAGCTCATGCG GTTTGCGCAGACGCTGGAGAAGGTGTGCGTGGACACGGTGGAGAGCGGGACCATGACCAAGGACCTCGCTGGCTGCATCCACGGCCTTGCCAA CGTGAAGCTGAATGAGCACTTTGTGAACACTACCGACTTCCTCGATGCCATCAAGAACAACCTGGACAAGGCTCTGGGCAAGAAATAG